Proteins co-encoded in one Oreochromis aureus strain Israel breed Guangdong linkage group 3, ZZ_aureus, whole genome shotgun sequence genomic window:
- the LOC120438545 gene encoding tripartite motif-containing protein 16-like: protein MLLSSEEDLDEFDLKKYYASEKALLGLLPVIKAYKKALLSVCELSNTGCKALTSVLGLKSSSLRELDLSINSLDYSGVKLLSAALASPCCKLNTLRLSLSNLSERSSKTLSAGLQNLNCKLTTLRLMGCKFSERSCEALSSVLSSQSSSLRELDLSNSELQDSGMKLLSVGLKTCTLETLSLSGCLITEKGCTSLVSALKANPSHLRELDLSYNYPGDLGMDLLLAVQQELRWRQNSVRLEPAGVQWLRPGLRKYSCQLTIDTNTVHKWLQLSDDNRKVTRVWETFSYPDHPDRFDWHPQLLCENGLTGRCYWEVEWRGKVDISVSYRRIIRKGKGTDCVFGSNDQSWSLRCCGYGSYSAFHNKRSTVISSTVSNRVAVYVDCPAGTLSFYRVSSDTLIHLHTFNTTFTETLYPGFAFDYDSSVSLSWVECKECPLLEKPSEC, encoded by the exons ATgttactgtcatcagaagaagatctggatgagtttgacctgaagaaatactatgcttcaGAGAAGGCTCTTCTGGGGCTGCTGCCAGTGATCAAAGCCTACAAGAAGGCTCT GCTGAGTGTCTGTGAGCTGTCAAACACAGGCTGTAAAGCTCTGACTTCAGTACTCGGCTTAaagtcctctagtctgagagagctggacctgagtatcaACAGCTTGGACTATTCAGGTGTGAAGCTTCTGTCCGCAGCTTTGGCCAGTCCATGTTGTAAACTGAATACTCTGAG actgagtcTCAGTAATCTCTCGGAGAGAAGCTCTAAAACTCTTTCTGCTGGACTGCAAAATCTAAACTGCAAGCTGACTACTCTGAG gcTAATGGGCTGCAAgttctcagagagaagctgtgaagctctgtcctcagttctcagctcccagtcctctagtctgagagagctaGACCTGAGTAATTCtgagctgcaggattcaggaatGAAGCTTCTGTCTGTAGGACTAAAGACTTGTACACTGGAAACACTCAG tctgtcaggctgtctgatcacagagaaaggctgtacttctctggtcTCAGCTCTGAAagccaacccctcccatctgagagagctggacctgagctacaattaTCCGGGGGATTTGGGAATGGATCTGCTGTTGGCTGTACAACAAGAATTACGCTGGAGGCAGAACAGTGTCAG gttggagcctgctggagtccaatggttgagaccaggtctgaggaagt attcctgtcaactcacaatcgacacaaacacagtacacaaatggctccaactgtctgacgaCAACAGGAAAGTGACACGCGTGTGGGAGACCTTTTCATATCccgatcatccagacagatttgattgGCATCCACAGCTGCTGTGTgaaaatggtctgactggtcgctgttactgggaggtcgagtggagaggaaaggttgatatatcagtgagttacagaagaataataaggaaaggaaagggtactgactgtgtgtttggatccaatgatcagtcctggagtctgaggTGCTGTGGTTATGGTTCTTATTCTGCCTTTCACAATAAGAGATCAACAGTAATCTCCTCCACCGTCTCcaacagagtagcagtgtatgtggactgtcctgctggcactctgtccttctacagagtatcctctgacactctgatccacctccacaccttcaacaccacattcactgaaactctttatcctggatttGCATTTGACTACGATTCCTCAGTGTCCTTGAGCTGGGTTGAGTGCAAAGAGTGTCCCCTGTTGGAGAAACCCTCTGAGTGCTGA